The genomic region tccctttttcttcccctgttttcgtctctttctctgtttcttttctgttcttcttctcttttctattcttttatttcatttgttttcttttactttttgttataataatataataattaataattaatataaatattttttaccaCACATGTCATATTCATAACCATACATTTGtcttaatcttatttatttcataatataataataataataataatttaataatatattttaacacataaaaatcttaaatttttatgcttatgccgcctcaatcTCTAAATGTGGCTTAATTGCCTATTTGGtccctattattttcttttaatttattttaatctataattaaactttcgcttctattgtaatttaatctttttactaattactcttaattaagctaaattcacctatctaaaaTCTAACTAAACACACAACtagtttaataaatatttctaataattattttcgaactcaatttattaagacggaggcccgatattatACTTTTCCGATGCCCGTAAATTTTTGGGTAATTACATTTTGAGCTAAtgtgtataatttttttttggttaattcatatatatttaaaaagctAACCACATTATATTCAAGTGTTCTTTCTCGAGACATTTACAATTGACTCACTAACCGTTGACGGGAGCAAATCATTATACTCACACATCACAAATAGGGTTGCCCTTATGGACGGGCGAATTTTAGGCAGCAGACAGAGCCTTAGCTTCcctaaaaatggaaaatttgttATGCAACTCATTGAGAAATgtttagtttattaattaatatattgtcAAATAACATTTTGGCTccaaaaacaaggaaaaaaatttatgctaaaaattttcaaaaataatataataaattaatatataataaaattatatttttatctttaaaaaattttaatttaattactacccttctaaaaaaaattctaaattcgCCATTACTCTTAAGATTCAAACCCACGACCTGAGTTTTTGTGGTACCAAGAGTTAAAATTCACATTAAATGAAAGTTGACATTTAACGCAAAGCTGATAACTAGATTTACGAAAATACCTTACTGGAATCACGAGAGAAACCATCAACCTTTCCTTGATGGaccaattttaaattataaatttttaaaggattaaaatgtaattttatcattataatttacTTACAATTTCTAAAgagaataaactaaaatttctcCAGTTTTTAGGTCtgatgaattgaaatgtgatgattttaatattttatccatatataatcaaaagaatctttcttttcttgagAAAATTGACTTCTCAACCTTGGGAATGACGCACATTTGTTGACATTTGGTGTGGTatgaacttttcatttttacattCTCATAAGACtgaattttggggttttttcATCACtaggatgattttttttaaaatttttagaattaaaattatattaataatttttgtaaatgttgaggactaaaatttattaaattatttagaattcgaattaaaatgatgaattttataaatagtaaatGCTACATTCGTTGAATTATTTACGGTTAAGATCAGAGCGATAGAATGTGTAAAAAttaaagggctaaatttgttattagactAACAAAAAAAAGCCCCACGTAGCTTACCGTCACTCATCTAATGGCAACTAATGggagagtgactaaaatatttcatttcgaaaagtttaatgactaaatcggaaaaaatgaataattaagtgaccatttttatagtttacactaaaaaattattttaatgttgcGCCTGTTAGTGAAACAATATGGAatgtttttttatcattttttgggggtcaaaatataaatttaccattactaatttaaaattttataaattataaataatttaaatgaaaaaattttcatttcaggAAGATCAAGTACCCTGCCAGCCCCTAGCTCTGCCACTgtatataaagataaaaaaaaatttaataatattttagacaATGAAGATGGTGACTTGTGCCAAACAAAGTTTATGggaatcttttaattttgagtaCTAATACACTAATAGTAAGTGCTAGTTTATAgcttttcttttgaaaagtgGGTAGAGATGTAATTTTcgaaaagtttagtttaaaactggTTAAAATATATCGTTAGTTTctgtattttaataaaattaatgatttttttacttaaaatgaTTCGTTTTAAAtgacttgttttattgttaagaataacaaaaaaattatttgaatttaattatgaaaatacataaataaaacattaatagGTAGTGGACCGGACCGGACCGGACCGGACCGGCTAGTGGCTAGGTAGCTTGGGGATACGTAGGGGAAATCTTTGGGGTTATGTTGTGTCTTGGTGGGTTCAGAAATTGACTCAAGCCTTTGAAGATTTATGTGTTTTGGGGATAAGACATTGTCAATGGGATTTGTGTCTTTAATAGTAGTAATGTACTAAGGACAAAAAGAAGGACCAAATTTCTATacataatatatgtatatacccaaattcaaaatatagACACACCATTCAATTAGGCAATCAAGttgggataaattcattttttataattattattatttttggataattttggatTTAGTTTGTGTAagtttaaattcatgtttttttaatgattgaatCAAGTTGATTCggttaggtttttaagtttGAGTAATATTGACGTATCTAATGTATTCTGTTATGTctatattaattttcatcataattgtgtttaaaatattatatattgagTATCGAAATAcgtatataaattttatgagaTTTTATTCACAGATATAcggtaaaagtactatggaaGTCTTTGTGTTAGGAGTTGGGTTGCATTTTGCCCCTCTtctagattaaaaaataaacggATTCGTCagccatattaatttttaacagtaaaaatggatgaaatttagATTAATCTATTGAAAAGATTTGATGATTTAGGTTTTGACATAAACTATATTGATAATCAAGGTTGATCAATTTGCATGATTTTCGGATCAGAAGAAACCCTTTTAAGGCATGTCAAAACCCAATCAAATCAGCTTCaacaattattaatttcaagatTGTAATTGAAGCAATgctacaaaataatattaatattaatgatagaaaaataaataaaaacctcaTTTCTCTTtactttgatatttaaaaatattataaacccTATCGATGAGGTCTTGATACAGCTGGCAAAAATTTTTGGAGCTTCGAACATTAAAGGTCTGGATTCGAGTTTCATCATCCATAATTTCGATCTATGGGTTTTGTTCAGTTCTTTCTAAATTTATTCCGAATAAtgatgaatttaacaatattagATGCCTGTCGGTCGAGCCTTGGCTCAACTTGCATCGATATTGTTACTAGTGCAGGAAGATATGAGTTTGAATGCGCTGAAgtacattatcctcctatttaaagtTCGGGAAGggactatgggtagttctatgtattgtataaaaaaaacagatatgatAAGAGCTTATAATAggattaatgttaaaataaaaacaatattgaaCTCCAACATGTTTTcagcaaaaattataaaataacaataatattttcatctttttggtatattttcatCAAGGCATGATTAGCTGagaaaaacctttattttagtgtaaaaagaaagaaagaaagaaagagctAAAGCAAAAAAGAACACCATAACCagaaaaaattattgttgtCCCCAAGCCATATaataaagggtttttttttttttttgtaataaaagGCAGCTAAATTACACTCTTTTTTGCCCTTTTCCTTTTCTCAGTCCATCACaatgatttttctttccttctagAAACACTTTTGATTTATTAAGGGATCCAAAGGTTgattttttggattaatttattatttggtacgtaaatttcattttaatcaattaagtaTCTAAATTTgactttaatgtttaatttagtacttgagtttttttttttatgtttgtttcaaTTAAGTAGCTCTGTTTTTTTACTAAAGCACACATGCTAAACATTCTTTGGTTCACATGATGTTGTTCGGTCTAAGcatcaaattaaacattgaagataaacttagataccaaatttaacattaaccctttttatttcattggTAGAAACTAAAGGTGTCTACGGGCCAGGCCTAGCCTAAAAAATGGGTATAACATTTTGCCCAAGCTCGGcccggataaaaatgctaaaacaaAGGCTCGGCTCGGCCCAgccatattaaaaaaaactcttcATACTTAagataaatgcaacttaacaagcaaatgtctttaaaataatcacataatagtgaaaaaaaaaacaagaaaatagtaacaaaacagtaaatataaaaagtaatttttttttgtatatttgggCCGGGTCAAGCTCGGGCAAAAAACCTTACTTGAGGCCTGACCTGTTTTAAACGAGtcttatttttgtccaaactcatttttcaagcTTATACATTTACTCAAATCGTCTTACTTTTCGAGCAAACTTAGATGCTTGGCCATGGACAGGTGtagtaaaaacatataaatcaaaGAAGGTTTTGGTTTAAGAGCCCCCACCACTCACAAAACAACAAAGTTCCCATGAATTCTaatgtatgatttttttttcccaatATTTTGTTGTCTGTgttgtattttgttttgtttatttactgTCTTGTAATGATCATAATGTGCATATGTCTTTTCTTCCTGCCAAGGTGAATTTGGTTATTTGTTTGATTATGTTATAGCTTCATTGATAGCCATGGAAATGATCTAAGAGAAGCTTCAACAATTTTGCTTGTTAAAGATGgggaaaagaaggaaaaattaaagataaaggTAAAGATAAAGATAAAAGAGAAAGGGTTTGACTGAAGAGCATTGGATTTGGAAGGGTAATCAagtaataattaacaataattaagGCTTTTGAATACCTATAATTGTCTACTAACCTTTTACAAAGACAAAATTAGCTTAATCAAGAAGACAAATGCCACACATTCATTGGCCTATCAGACTTGACAGTAAAACCCTAATCTTTGATTATATCAACTTAGCCTTACAACACTTGAAAAGTAGTCAAATTATGCATAATGACAAATTTAgctattaatatttacattttatcatCAACTTCTCGGAAAGAgttgaattattgttttttaacggaaatactaactaaaatgctaaaattttaaacatgacaaTCCGCGTATATTttgtactattttttttataatttttaaattatttattgacatgacatataagataaatagtTTCATGTCATCATGGAATACACGTGGAACGTCTCGTCAACAtcgttaaaaaaaattaatgtgttactcaatattttcattaagaaCAGTGATTTGGCtcgttaattaatcaaatttaggtccaaaaataaagaactaaatgggctaaatttattattataccagatattatattcaatttaattaatttgtttacatGAAACTTGGcttttttttggttgaaattgGAGACTGGCCTAACAAGCTGAAGAAAAATAGACCAGTCTTTGAAGGCATAAGCTACGAATGGAAAGTTGTGGATATAAGACAATGATACACAAGTCAAATACAAACCAAAAAACAGTATGTTCTGTCCCAATCATTAATTTTTACTGTGTTGTGGCATTGCATGATTGACTTTCCATCTTATTTTAAGTTACTTTGTCACTTTCAATTGTTGTTTTCTTGGTTTTAAAGCATTCTGCCCTTTTCTTTATATAGATTCAGCATTggaatttaagattttttaaaaaagggaatgGAAGTAGGCAAAGTTTAGATTATTGTGTGGTTCAATGTCGTGTTCGTGTTAGTTATTCAACATTATGGGTTAAAAAAACAACACCCAAAACCATTAAAGTCATGTAGGACCATGCTAGACCTATTTACGAATCGAGTATGGCCTATTGAGTAGGCTGGTAGACACTTGCATAGGCCTAGCTCAAACTAGAAGGGAATTGAATAATCTGGGTTAAGAGTGGGTGATTCTGATATCGAATAAAATTAACCCTGAATTTGAATAGcataaataacaacaaaaaatgaGCAAGGAGAGGAAAGATTTATACATGACAGGGTCAGTTTCAGAAATTTGTCGTATGATCAGATAAGTCTGTCATGTCACAGATCTTTGTCTCAAAAGCAAAAGAACAGATGCAAATGCTTCTGTATAAGACCCGCTAATAGTACCATCATGTGCAACTGCTTTAGCACTTGCTCTGTAAACACTTCACACACTTGTACGTAGGTGtttgtgtgtgtatgtatgtatgcttGTAGCTGGGAACGAGCAAAGGAAAGCTTAATAGAACAAGGCAGATGAACTGAAGTATGAATACTGAATCCACCTTGCACACCATGGAAATAGCAAAAAAATTTATCTTCAAACTGAAGTTAGTTTCGTTTTCTAATACATTGGTGCTGTCAGGTTTGTTGTTCACTACAGTAATATTTCTTCTTCGAGACTGCCTGCAGGGGCTATCGAATGTTTGTTTTGATGTTAGCAGCAACACCGAATTCGAAACCGAATTACCAAAggttcaaataatttagtaCTTGATCTCATATCCTGCTGAATCTCCCAAGTCTAGTTTATCCCATCGATCGTTCTCGATATATGTTCATGTCCAAATGGCACCAATTAGATGGAAAACTCCATTAAAATGCTTACAGCTTCACAGTCCAATGAATGCTGTATACAAATCTTCAAGACTCTATAGATATCATCTATCTGGCAATGTTTGCAATCCTTGTTGAGGAAAACATGAACTTCGTTTCTTATTTCGATCCAACTACAACCCGGAATTCTcttcatttgtttctcttttatcTCTTTCCTCACCGTTGATGCAATTTCCCATCTGCCCGCGGCAGCATACGCGTTAGACAGCATTATATATGACGAAACATCCTCCGGGTCCAATGCCATGATTTTTCTTGCTGCAAATTCCCCGAGTTTCAGATTCGAGTGAATCTGACAGCCACCGAGTAGTGCTTTCCAAAAACCAATACCTGGTTCAAAAGGCAACCGTTGAATAAACTCTTCAGCTTCTTTGAACCGCCCAGACCGAGCAAGCATATCCACCATACAACCATAATGCTCTGGTTTAAGCAAGTTAGGTTCTTTATGTCTTACCTTATTGAAATATGAATAGCCCTCAGTAACAAGACCGGCATGACTGCAAGCCCATAACATACCAAGAATTGTAACATCATTAGGCTTTAAACCACTTACAATCATTCGTTCGAATAACTCGATAGCTTCGATTCCTCTTCCGTTTTGAGCATAACCACATACTAAAgcattccaagaaacaacattcCGTCCTCGAAGTTTATCGAAAACCAAGAGACTATCTTCCATGTTTCCACATTTAGCATAAAAACTAATAAGAGCATTGCCAATAAACACATTAAGCTTATCACCCAAACACTTAAAAACATAACCATGCAAGCTTCTGCCTTTACCAATAGCACCTATATTAGCAGCTGCTATAATAACACAGGAGAAAGTAGATTCATTAGGCATTACCCTTTCTCTTAACATctcaatgaaaatatttacagcttCTTCATTATAACCAGTTTGACTAAACCCAGAAATCATAGCATTCCAAGTCACAACATTTCTCTCAGGCATTTCTTCAAACAACCATAAAGCATCCTCAAAACTCTTATTTTTTATGTACCCAGATATCAAAGTTGTATAAGACACAACATTTGGTTGATGGGTATCTTCAAAAACCTTTCTTGCTTCCTCTATTGTACTTAACTTTGAATAAAGATCTAAACTTGCACTACCCACAAAAACATTAGAATTTAGACCACTTTTGATTGTACAGCCATGAAGTTGTTTGCCAATGTTGAGGTCTTTTAACAAAGTGGAAGAGTGAATCACAGTCCCAAACGTGAATTCAGTGGGTCTAATATTGTTGAAAAGCATCCTGGTAAACAAATATATGGCTTCTTTATGAAGGTGTTGCTTAGAGAAGGTTCCTATTATGGAAGTGGCTGATACTACATCTAAGTCAGACATTTCGTCGAATAACTTGCAAGCATCCGCAAACGAGGTTGATGAAAAGCAAAAGTAGGTATTGGCGACCTTTGGGACGATAAATAGAGGGTTATGAGCTTCATTGTTGAATATGGTTGCAGCAGCGGCTCCAGAGAATCTATAATTTGGATTCAATCGAAACATGGAGTGGGTTTTCTATGTGTAATTTTTTATAGCGAAATCAAGGCCCGTCTAAAAGGGTAGTCAACTAAAGGGAAATATAAAAACTACTTGTttgcttgaaaaaaaaaatatttttatcatttatcttcaaaagttataaaattgttaCTCAATTGTTTCTGAATTATTCGAAATTTCTCATATAAATCATTGAGCCGTTAAAATCGTTCTTACATGACTCTTTATGTTTGCATCAATTGCATCAATCAAAAActcttatttctcttttctgtTATAGttcagcttttttttttaataaataaaataactttagtAGTCATGAATTGACTAATCAAAATCCagacaattttttaaattgacttAGATCTAAGATATGTTCTTTTTTCTCATCAATGGGTACTGAACTATCCTACTGATTGTCTAATCGTTACTTGGAACTCACTAATcgaatctttttaaaaaataaccacCAAATGACTTAAacaaaaagggtaaactacattaatAGTCATCCAACGATGATTTTTTTAGTCACtcatctat from Gossypium raimondii isolate GPD5lz chromosome 1, ASM2569854v1, whole genome shotgun sequence harbors:
- the LOC105786464 gene encoding pentatricopeptide repeat-containing protein At5g42450, mitochondrial, which translates into the protein MFRLNPNYRFSGAAAATIFNNEAHNPLFIVPKVANTYFCFSSTSFADACKLFDEMSDLDVVSATSIIGTFSKQHLHKEAIYLFTRMLFNNIRPTEFTFGTVIHSSTLLKDLNIGKQLHGCTIKSGLNSNVFVGSASLDLYSKLSTIEEARKVFEDTHQPNVVSYTTLISGYIKNKSFEDALWLFEEMPERNVVTWNAMISGFSQTGYNEEAVNIFIEMLRERVMPNESTFSCVIIAAANIGAIGKGRSLHGYVFKCLGDKLNVFIGNALISFYAKCGNMEDSLLVFDKLRGRNVVSWNALVCGYAQNGRGIEAIELFERMIVSGLKPNDVTILGMLWACSHAGLVTEGYSYFNKVRHKEPNLLKPEHYGCMVDMLARSGRFKEAEEFIQRLPFEPGIGFWKALLGGCQIHSNLKLGEFAARKIMALDPEDVSSYIMLSNAYAAAGRWEIASTVRKEIKEKQMKRIPGCSWIEIRNEVHVFLNKDCKHCQIDDIYRVLKICIQHSLDCEAVSILMEFSI